The Musa acuminata AAA Group cultivar baxijiao chromosome BXJ2-2, Cavendish_Baxijiao_AAA, whole genome shotgun sequence genome contains the following window.
gacaaggctgatttgaagagggcgggtctgttaggactctagcttggagagtcctaattgagagggacattctgttaggactctagctaggagagtcctaattgtgaggggcattcatgtaggaggttttttcttagagaagaattaggagttgtaagggaataggagtcttgagtaggagtcctattaggagttggttagaagtaagagtcttaagtaggagtcctattaggagttagggtttagaagccctataaatagccatatattccttctcttttcttaggcaatagatgaatcttttctgcagcctttgagcagcaacttggagggaggaacccctatagagttccaaggaggccaatcccctaaagagatcaaccccaagtttagaatctgtaagggttctaacatttatttcctcattatctttgctgcacacctttacgaacatgcattcaagttaagcttttcaagttcggtttttatcgtatcaaaagatttgtcgaaaccaaaattttaatctgctgcactaattcacccccccctcttagtgccgctccgatcctaacagaagtggggtagtgtgacttagcaGGGTGCAGGTATGCTCTACTcgggcggacctctcgggtttGTCGCTTGCTCTTGGGCTTCCCCCATCCCGACTTGCTACCCACTCGGCCTCTATCGGGTCGGGTCAGTTGGGGGAGCCGCTAGCCACACGATCTGAGGAATGAATGGAGTGAGTGTCTGCATCATAcccaccatggcttgcacttgtttggttaggctgaggaatgcctcgggtgtcacAACCGAGGGTCCCATGGTTAGTTCGAGGGGTGACAACCCCGGGTCATTGAAAAGGTGCCAGTAGTGATCTAGCgtcgaggccgggatccccccatctcCGAGGGTTGGGAGGGACTGATTTTCGGGCTCGACGGAGGGGAGACCGGTcagtggttctccctcggggagagcttcTACGACATGCTTCTGCGAcatgaccctccttctagcgccaaaatattagtgaataagtataccatggctgatgagttagcacagtttggtccacgggtcaatgtcgggagccttCTGTCGAGTGAGCTAGATGACAAGGTGGTCGTGCCCTCGGGAAGGGATGCTTGTTGGCATTGGTTGGGCTCCGGCCGATTGACGACTCGTCCTTGCGCATTGGATGGCAACCCCTAGGTTGAGACGCTCGCGACTCGCGAGTGGTCATTCGCCTACagaaatggccctcgtcgggtgatcctcgactttggccccttcgatgagcaagtcagtagtgggtggattattttatatttttcttccctcctctcccATTTTGCCGGATGCTGGCCAGGGGctttattgttgggaaatcttgatggggcgacatcacatgcgtagtggaagaacaagaaaaaacaaaatccctgattcccaaagagatgttcgtcgtcgtgcgaagattggtgcgcaaaatccgtgaaacttaaaactacgtatagagtatattgtgttacctagggagatcgtatatccctgtttccttatagatctttaggagagggtgaaggaggtcaggcgtcctcctctctagtggtgatccacacagtagggctgtgacgacgctcctcaaaactccaggcctactctgaggtgaagagggggaggagaataggagaggcaagcaaagactctagcctatgagactttgaatccctcctatttatagaggtcccctgtcaaaccctaatggattctcccttagtgggtattggatctgcatccaataacctaagccttttagattagtggatctctatccaataatctttcaagggctcttattggatctcgtcgatgggatccaataattcaagggcttattggataaccaataagacaagggctctgtcagatatcttatatccgaatctctactcatcgcaatgcctaccatatgtgtgtgactctctcggcccaatatcgaactggctgtgagtcatacttgtcagaactccttctaactcagtgaattattatctttgtaataattcacttaactcatcgactacggatgtactaggccactacgccgtagtccccaaatgatacaggggaatccaatccattggacctgtctatcctcagttaccatgtatctatagtccctcatccatctaatatcctagagaccgtatatcgagcatggtgttgtcagacccatacgatttctactcgagtctcactctaatcggattctcccggagaactctttctctctcaaccagaatgaccttggccagggatttgtttgagcaagaacacatgggatattcttctcatgacaccgagaatggatgatcctctattgacacttaatagccctcgtaaggtagactaccactcccaatgaccagttgtactagatctgggacagccaaacctataagtctggtatcaaagagtggagcactcatacaggacatccttggtgactcaagtctaaggaccagatacaccactaggactatggaatttctgtctgacaataaggcatcatcagccatctagcattccgtaagcggatcaacagtgaactcattctccaatgagcacctgtactgtatccctaatgtccctacatgagcagctatgagaccagctgcatccatcatatggacgggtatacagcacaccagtctgtccgattattacgatgtccctctcgagtaacctatgaccgggattatttaggatatgtgtttaaaggtgaatcgatctcattatcgtgatctcatcacgatccgattcccattgcacaaatccaaggacatcacaatatatatatatatatatatatatatatatatatatatatatatatatataaagtgatatatgctaaaatataataagcaaaaagattctgtatcaaattgcacgtgccatcactcacgtgattggcttgttgggcacctatggctagcatttatactattgtacgagggtcgatAGCACGTCGGGTTGGTGTGGCCGCTGATTCTTAAGGGATGGGATGACACTTTTGATCGGTCGTCGTCTCGGGTGGCATGCGAAGCAATGTCAAACGGCACCGCCCTGAGCTCTCGGGATGGGACATGTGGAACAGCTTCTTAGTACGCTTCTAACTTGATGTGTGGCATCAGCTATGACATGTCTTGGGCCCAAAATACGTCGTatcaaataatactatattaagagctAAAATAACTAAAGAGATggggcataattattatggagaactCGCATGgcaatgatattttatattttttcagtAGTAATTCTAGGTACTATTGCATGTAATGTAGTTTTGGTAATTCTAGAACCATCATTAGTAATGTAGGCTTTGAAAATATTACCCAAATGGTACTTCATTCCCGTATTATAAATACTCCATACAATGCCTAATAAGTTATTAGGTGTTCTTTTAATGGTTTCCATACCAATGAGATTATTGACAGCACATTTTTTaaagaatattaataaattttaaaatctatttcATCATCCAATAGCTAAAATAGTCTTTTTGATTAGCAGCTCTTTAGTTAGGTAGTGGGTGGATTAGCAACTCTTTAGTCGGGTGATCCTCGACTTTGGCCCATTCGATGAGCAAGTCAATAGTGGgtggattgttttctatttttcttccctcctctcccCTCTTGTCAGATGCTGGCCAGAGGCTTTATACTATAGTACGAGGGTCGATAGCACATCGGTTTAGCGTGGCCGTTGATTCTTGAGGGATGGGACGACACTTTTGATCGATCGTCGTCTTGGGTGGCATACGGAGCAGTGTCAGACGGCACCGCCCCGTGCTCTCGAGATGGGACATgtggaatagcttcttggtacgcTTCTGACTTGACGTGTGGCATCAGCTATGACGTGTCTTGGGCCCAAAATACGTCGTatcaaataatactatattaagagctAAAATAGCTAAAGAGATggggcataattattatggagaacccgcatggcccaatgatattttatattttattcagtAGTAATTCTAGGTACTATTGCATGTAATGTAGGTTTGGTAATTCTAGAACCATCATTAGTAATGTAGGCTTTGAAAATATTACCCAAATGGTACTTCGTTCCCGTATTATAAATACTCCATACAATGcccaataagttattaggtgtTCTTTTAATGGTTTCAATACCAATGAGATTATTAACAGCacttttttttaagaatattaataaattttaaaatctatttcATCATCCAATAGCTACAATAGTCTTTTTGATTAGCAGCTTTTTAGTTAGGTAGTGGGTGGATTAGCAGCTCTTTAGTCGGGTGATCttcgactttggccccttcgatgagcaagtcagtagtgggtGGATTATTTTCTAGTGTAGTTAATAGTGGATCCTGCTACTTCCTCTCGAATCAtactatactaatactattatttaattatatcattgaatcatttatttttcttgaaatcatTTGTTACATCACGTACAAAACTTAATTATATACCACTTCTACAAATGGCTCGTAATATGACTAGCATTTGCCactaatcattatatcatcacaTTATAGTTTATGCCTTAATGTTATAAACTATAATGTCATGATATAAGAAGTACTGTAGGGGCAAATAATGTTAGTCAAGAAAGCCAGGTAAGAATCATGACATaggtaagaaataaaaataaatttaaactaaaacataaaaatgaaccatgtcataacttctcaacgaaagtgatattgccaaaaagaaagaagaaaagaatgccTATCATGGAATAAGAACTTGAGAGATCCAATCTAATCACAAGCTAAGTAAAAGGATCAACATGCAAGACAGTCTCGCCATTAAAATATATCCTACATAAAACATTATAGAAGTCCAACAAAAAATGAAAGTGTTAAAAGGGTGCAATCTGATGTAAGACCTGCGAGTTATGGAAAGACGCTATATTATACAAGGCTACTGTATCAGATGATGTGAGCACCAATGAAATTTTTTGTTTCACATTTAGATAAGAATTTAAATCGATAATATACATGAATaatttatgcatcataaattagaaaataaaagatCTAAGGTATTTAATCTCATGAACTTAGTTTCGGATATCAATTTTatacataaaatctgtaatatgctatatgtaatatgaaaaaaaattaattaagaattaaaattaaataataatatatcggatCTACATTGCATATCTTTCGATGTCATCTGGAAAGAAGTTTATGAAATCTACAGGGATACCATCTTCGGATCTAAAACCCACTATATATCAATCTAAAAAGAGAACTAGATTCTCTTTTTtcactctttatatttttttttcatatgacgaCTTAGATTCGGAAgttcaataaaacaaaataagtatTAAAAAGGTATAATCTTACAATTTACCCTAGTTGGATGTGATACTAGTTACAAGACTACTATATCAAATAATGTAAGAACCAATTAAAAAACAAATTCCTACGATATGGTTCAACGTATTGTTAGAGTAAtaataatttcagaaaaaaaatatgccaaagggtcaagccaaaacattataatgataacaaatagggctgaaaatattataatgataacaaatatGTCTGGTGTCATGAGTAAGAATGTAGCAACCATTGTACAAGCCTATAAGGGCCAACTTGaaataaattaatcttaatatgatgataatcaatccaTTTAAGTTTATTAGAGCAAAGAGACATTAATTCATGATAGCTTTTGTCAAGTACAAATGGTTAAGACTTTACGATTTTATTATTGTGGTAACAAAAGACTTATGTGTTGCTCAATAATATGTCaactaaaatatatcattggagtagGACAAATCACATTTTAAAGGAGAGACCAGCTCAACAAACATGTTATTTTCAACCAAGGACAATATAACTATCTAAAGTTATGCATAgtataaataatctataattagctcgaatcaacatactgaaattaactaattacataacataatttataattagccttactctctctctctctctctctctctctcttcatctctctctatatatagaacAAGAGCTGAGTCGTGGAAGCATTCTGTTTCCGACACATCTCTCTGACAATGGAGCACTCGCCACCAATATTCCGTGtaacacctcttctccttttcttttcttttctttttcccagtAATCCTATCTCAAAGCTTTAATCCTTCAAACTCCAACTTTTCTCGGTTACGTGCAGGTGTTGATGATTTTAGTGCTGTGGACGTTGGTAACAGCGGCGTTCATAGGGATCGCTGAGGGCCATCGCCACCACCGGCGGGCAGGTGGTGCGACGGAGCTAGAAGCCTTCCACTATGCGGCGGCAGGGGCAAGAGGATGCCGGGCCCACGTGGCCAGCCTGACGGACTTCGACGGGGTGGGCGACGGGGTGACCTCCAACACGGCGGCCTTTGCGGCGGCCGTGACCAACCTCAGTAAGGTGGCGTACGATGGCGgcgcgatgctggtggtgccggcCGGCCGGTGGCTCACCGGGCCCTTCAACCTCGCCGACCACTTCACCCTCTTCCTCGACCACGACGCCGTCATCCTCGCCACTCAGGTCCGCCTCCCTCCTCCGCCCCCTTCCCCCACCTTCTCCTCCATCTATTTCGTTGTAGAGTGCATGTTCATAATCGTTCATGGCTTGTTTGCCATTACCATCGCCTCTATCATCTGCGTTGCCTTCATCCTCGGTGGTGATTATGGCTAGTAGCCCTTCCCATCAACTCCGTTCATCTGACAGCTCTCGCCAGATGAACGGTGACGATGAAGAATAGATTCGTCACTAGTGACCCCACCATCAGTACCCTTACATTAATTTTAGGCTCCACCATCAGTCTAAAAGTTAGGCGGATGACTTTCTAACACAAAACTGCTATTTAGACTCTCAAAACACAAACTctctctttgatattttgtaggaaaGAGTACTGTCATCCAATCTCTCAGTGTTTTCTTTTTGACTAAACCTTGTAGATCTGTGTAGCTAATTGGGTTTCGTGAAGGCAGCAAAACTCTATTAATGCTACAAACTTGTTAAACTCTATTAATGCAGCTTATATAACATAAATTTCTATTCTGCAATCCCATTTTATGGCTTCTCACACTGCAACTTGGATAACATTGCTTATGAATTGcaagttttattgttatttttagggAATAATGGAACTATCGATGGACAAGGTGAAACCTGGTGGAAAATGTTCCGTAATAAAGAACTCAATTACACTCGTGGATACCTCATTGAATTGATGTACTGCAAACAAGTGCTGATTTCCAACATTACATTGGTTAACTCTCCATCGTGGAATGTCCATCCAGTGTACAGCAGGTTTATATTAATAATCTACTTTCAGAACACTTGAAGGCTTCTTTTGCTTTCCATTCTATTGTTACAATCTGATGTTAACGTGAATGAATGCACTGTGCAGCCACGTAATCGTCTCAGGCATCACAATTCTTGCACCGGTCAACTCTCCCAACACTGATGGGATCGATCCAGGTGGATATCGTACCTACATTTACTTGGGTTGTAGATTCTATGTTGCTGTTTCGATTGATTCTTTTTGGTGGTTTCTCTCTTCTTCGCAGACTCATCCTCCAATGTCCGCATTGAGGACTGCTACATAGTCTCAGGCGATGACTGCATCGCCATTAAAAGCGGTTGGGATGAGTACGGGATTGCATTCAACATGTCAAGCAAACACATAGTGATCAGACGGCTCACCTGCATCTCCCCCACGAGCGCTGTCATCGCCCTGGGAAGCGAGATGTCGGGAGGAATCCAAGATGTCCGGGCCGAAGACATCACGGCCATCCACTCCGAATCCGGCGTCAGGATCAAGACGACCATCGGAAGGGGAGCTTACGTGAAGGACATATTCGTGAGAAGAATGAATCTGCACACAATGAAGTGGGTCTTCTGGATGACGGGCACCTACGGGCAGCACCCGGACGACAAATTTGATCCGAAAGCCATTCCGGTGGTGCAGAATATCAGTTACAGCAACGTGGTGGCCGAGAACGTGACCATGGCCGCGAAGCTGGAGGGGATTCCCGGCGCGCCCTTCACCGGAATATGCATCTACAATGTGACGGCGGAGGTGGTGAAGTCGAAGAAGCCGATTTGGAACTGCACCGACGTGGAGGGCGTATCGAGTCACGTGACGCCCACTCCCTGTGCGCAGATTCCGGAATATCCAGATCGTATAACGCATTGCCCCTTCCCTGAAGATGATCTACCTGTGAATGGTGTTGGGCTAGAGGAGTGTGCTTATCAGAGAGCCAAACCATGAGTTGAGATGCTTTCTACAACTCATGGTTTAATGGCATAACCTATGATGTCCTGAAGCTTGGCAGATTAAAATGTTTGCCTTGAACAAAGGCAGATGTAATTGATCATATATCATACTTGGGAGGAACAAAGGCAGATGAAATatccaataatatttcattgctataaatatggattattgaaaaaataagacatgttatttatttgaatacttttcttcaacttggaagtgttatattctttatttgataccAATAGTTGAaatgaatttttcaaagagaggATGACTTATGATTGTCACTAAAATGATTGATTTTATCCCTAACATTTGAATTCATAACCCAATGTATCTTCACTTTTAAATACCACGTAAGCACCCTATGTTGTAGAGGACAGGTCGATTTATTTGAGGagaactttttctatgatcatatctgaatcatgttatgcatgaacaggCTTCGTTAGATCCTATAGAATAAAATAAGTGAGGTGGGATGATTCGATATTCtatttattccacttccttatttacagtatggaaacatattcatttcctcttcatcgatccaaatctataacactatcagagtgaaataagagatctaaggaagaacataggttggactttattagtaacaagtaaatattttgtacgtaaaaaaataaatatattaaggggataaacaccaatcaaaAAATATGAGGCAATCCAAAATacacttgattatgatcaaatttataagccgacttggatatcgagcatttacctataagaactaaattagttgcaataaatagttgcaaccctagaaaatagaatttagtaaatcattctttgcatagagtcattatatatgatacgtgaagatatgtatgaaaagtagattttatatgaatcaatttttgccattcatttcgttcttgctcgagccgaatgataaaaaattatcatatttggttccttcagggggtggatccataagaattcacctatcccaataacaaaaaaactagactagaacgatactatattaagaggaagttcgcagggtggccatgaaaggcctaggtcgcacgttggtgaggaagttctgctcgaactccctggTGAGCTGGTCGAAGGACAAGACCGAAGATTGGCACAGTCGGTTGAACCACGCTCTTACCGATCCCCTCAGGGTGGTCggaaatgcccggcacatcaatgcatcggaggtgccatagagggccatctgagcccgaaatgcGGAGACATGCTCCGCGGGATCGAAGCCGCCGTCATATGTCTCCAATAccgacagcctgaagttgaggggtaccgacttgtcctgtacttcctgtgTGAAATGGGACCTGCCTGAGCTGCCTTCGCTAGACTCGctcggtgatttttggaactcgtgctagaactcgtctaggcgttggttgacccgggacaactgGGCCCTGAGCGAGTAGTCCACCAAGTCAAACGATACGGAGTCAGGTTTGAAGTGGGGTACCGTGACTTAGCAGagtgcgggtatgctctgctcgggcgaacctctcgggtccgtcgcttgctctcgggcttccccCATCCCGACTTGCTACCCACTTGGCCTTTATCGGGTCGAGTCAGTTGGGGGAGCCGCTAGCCACACGATCTGAGGAATGAGCGgagcgagcgtctgcatcatgcccaccatggcttgcacttgtttggtTTGGCTGAGGAATGCCTCAGGTGTCACGATCGAGGGTCCCATGGTTAGTCCAATAAtatgtgtatattggatcttttgagatAATTATTAGTCTTAGAATGTAATTCTGATCGGTCTATACAAAtacatttaaatataattttttttattttttttagattagttaatctatcttggaaggtaaaaatgggtagagtaaacctatttttattttatttgaaattaatgtcttcttcctctgcatgtaggaaatcaataaaataaatcatttaaatcaCGAGAAGTGCTTCCATAAAAGTTAAACTTTCATTCATCTACATCTCTTATTTCTTATTCCCAttcctccttcctattgcaaggtttctaatcttttatattgcaagtgttccaatcctttctattgcaagtgttccaatccttcctattacaagctttctaatctttcctattacaagtgtcctaaccttttcttactacaattttatctctatatttgctttgaatatgaggaactttaaattgttctagccttgtatttgatatatctcccgtttagatgtaacgatttgaatctgtgaaacttccgagattctgacctttctcccttgttatggttataactttatgcactgacctctgatttggacaaaacttatttgatcagaatataaactcataattctttctttttatagcttattttaagaattcagagtaagtttgcctatccaaacttctatttcaaataagcctacgaattctacaaaacagggatcgtaatttatgaccttttgataatgaactgcctataagtccctgttggaaactttgatttattccaaacttattttattttaaattagacacatagatctttcatttgatacttCAATTGAaatatttagagtccaaatgtctgcccagttttctgttgaaattgACCCAgtgaattctataaaattgagatttgttctttgatcttgggtaactaaatctattgtaactctttgttgaaaacttcAATTAAtacgaaaattattttatttgaaataagattgaaatatatttcacaatagctttcttgagtatattggagcacgattgatagtttgaatcatttgttcaatgtgtctctcgaattctgctagaaatcgagctttggtcgatttcacatattctggatttattcctttggaaattgatttaatttagctttcttgtccaattaagctttatattactgctttgaattcttgtatgctcttgtccttaaaattatttgtattcttgaaaactattgtgtaacgtttatacgatatcgtattaactcatataggcacatgtatatcccattgttccgcatttgctttcgatatgtgcctccatttttattcctttggacattaaattctatctaaccttcttatttgaattgagttatatgtgattgctaggaattcttgaatgctcttgctttcattttctttcaaatctgaatacatttgtgaaagattatacttgcattgtattgactcataaagacgcatgtacgttttgttgttttgtgtgtgcttccgatatgtgctatttattgttcatactgtccttttgtactttggtgtttgtgggatattgtaaacctttgccagaaatggtaaagtgaGTTATGCAtaaagcctgcgatgctctaccgcccCCTCCGACTTCAccaagatgtgggtggatggagctcccaaacgtgggagacttctgtctggtgatcattcagaaatgaatgaatcacattccgtctatggtcccactacactttctgtatgtttgatatgatattcagagctttggttatgtatttatgtatgtgctTTGGATAGGAAAGATATGAAttcaacgtcaaatacgacgtttcagcttcTGTTTTGTATTCGTCCTTTGATATGCTGTGAAATggtttatatgtcattgatatattctgaaatatttcctatgctattgatatgttccgaaatgctccctatacctctgaaatgttcctacgccattgatatgctttgaaatattccatatgccattgatatgttccgaaatgttccatttgtcagtgatatgctctgaaaaatttcatacgccgttgataagctccgaaatatttcattcattattgatatgctccgatgattcaatattgtatttattccacttccttatttacagtatggaaacatattcatttcctcttcatctatccaaatctataacactatcagagtgaaataagagatctaaggaagaacataggttggactttatttgtaacaagtaaatattttgtacgtaaaaaaattaagatattagggggataaacaccaataaaaaaaatatgaggcaatctaaaaaacacttgattgtgatcaaatttataagccgacttggatatcgagcatttacctataagaactaaattagtagtaataaatagttgcaaccctagaaattagaatttagtaaatcttttcttatatagagtcattatatatgatatgtgaaGATATGTATGAGAAGTAGGTTTTATACGGATCTATTTttgccattcatttcattcttgctcgagccgaatgataaaaaattatcatatttggttccttcagggggtggatccataagaattcacctatcccaataacaaaaaaacttgactagaatgatactatattaagaggaagttcgcagggtggccatggaaggcctaggtcgcacagtggtgaggaagttctgc
Protein-coding sequences here:
- the LOC135604748 gene encoding probable polygalacturonase; amino-acid sequence: MADELAQFGPRVNVGSLLSSELDDKVETLATREWSFAYRNGPRRVILDFGPFDEQVLMILVLWTLVTAAFIGIAEGHRHHRRAGGATELEAFHYAAAGARGCRAHVASLTDFDGVGDGVTSNTAAFAAAVTNLSKVAYDGGAMLVVPAGRWLTGPFNLADHFTLFLDHDAVILATQVRLPPPPPSPTFSSIYFVVECMFIIVHGLFAITIASIICVAFILGGNNGTIDGQGETWWKMFRNKELNYTRGYLIELMYCKQVLISNITLVNSPSWNVHPVYSSHVIVSGITILAPVNSPNTDGIDPDSSSNVRIEDCYIVSGDDCIAIKSGWDEYGIAFNMSSKHIVIRRLTCISPTSAVIALGSEMSGGIQDVRAEDITAIHSESGVRIKTTIGRGAYVKDIFVRRMNLHTMKWVFWMTGTYGQHPDDKFDPKAIPVVQNISYSNVVAENVTMAAKLEGIPGAPFTGICIYNVTAEVVKSKKPIWNCTDVEGVSSHVTPTPCAQIPEYPDRITHCPFPEDDLPVNGVGLEECAYQRAKP